In Lachnospiraceae bacterium, the DNA window CCGTAGTACAGGGCTTCCTTGCCGTTCTGGAATAATTCCTGTGTGGTGAATGGTACAAAGATAGCCGTAGAACTGGTGGTCAGCCCTCGCTGAATCTCGATCTGATTGAGTCCCAGGGGCAGACAGCTCATCAGCCCTTCTTCCTGCTGGAAGTCCAGTCTGGTCAGCTGGCAGTTATACTTCTGGGCAATAGAGCCTGCCTGAAAGATGTTGTTGCCAAGCTGACGGGGGGTGTCCGCTGTGTTCAGCACCAAAAAGGAGACCAGGAACATTCTCTCGTTTCGGCTCTGCAAATCCTGCAACAGCTTTTTCGCTTCGCTGCCGTAGGTGGCAAGGTCAGAAGGAATGATGTCCATGTTGTATCCGGCGCGGACTGCTTTTTTCTGTTCCTCAATCTTACTGCGGTCCAGATCGGTAATCTTACGCTTTACCGTTTTGATGGCTTTCACCTGATCCACCGACTGAATGTGCATACTCACAATGAGCGAGCTTTCCATATCCAGAAAATCAGCCAGCAGACGGTCATTCAGCTCTGGGGCTAAAATCTGCAAAAAAGAAACAGCCCCGTATTTCTTGCCCATACGGAACTGCTTGCCAAAGAGCTGCGCATCTGTGAGCAGCGGGTCACGGCAGCTTTTAAGAAGTTGGTGGAGCTCAAGCTGGTATGGGAAAAACGCTGCGGGCGAGGTGATGCCAATCAGATCTATCTTGCCCGTGTCACACCGATCGAAGATCCGGACTATTCCTGTGCGCCGTTTATCACGGAGGATGAATCGGAAGTACGCGGTTCAAGAACTGCAAAATCCGCGTTCCCAGAACCGCAGAAATTGACGCCAAGTAAGAAAGAAAAAAGAAAGATTGATCAAAGTCATATGGAAGTCCGTCCGTCTGTCAGAGCCCCAGCGCAGGACGGACGGACCGACGGGGACGCAGAAGAAGAACTTTTGGATATTTTGGACGGCTGCGAGCTTGAATGCTTCGCACCGGAAACCGCTCTGGTGTTTGAAAACGCCATTGAGCGGCTTTTTTATGCCGACAGCTTCCGTATTGGCAATGCCACGCTTCCGCAAAGCCGCGTGCGGGCAAAGCTCAGACGGCTGGACGGCATGATCCTGCGGGAGGCAGAGAGTAAGCTCCGCGCCAATCAGGAGCGGAATGTAAAAAACAGCACGGCCTACACCATGGCAGTGCTGTTCAACTACATTGCCGAAAGTGAGAGCGATCTTATGATCGACCCATATCTCAACGCCATCTGCGCAGTAGTTTGAAGGGAGGAAGATCAATGCTGCTATCCAATCAGCAAAAGTATATTCTCGAAATACTCAAGGAGTTTAAGTACCTGCGTGTCCGCCAGCTCCATGCTCTGGTGCAGCCCGGATTTTACTCGAAAGACGGACTGCATGAACCATTTCTCCTGCGCTTTACCGGAAACGGAAAGGGGGCCGGATACCTTTTCAGCGTGGCATGGCTAGACGCCGCTACTCACATTGCAACCGTCCCCCGTATGAAGGGCGAGCGGATTATCTGGATTTCCGAGAGCGGTTCCTTTGGAGAAATCGATCTGCCCCGGCATCACTTTTTCGCCGCCCGACAGAAGGACGGTACTCATCGCTTTTTTGGCTCCAATGAGCCGGAAAAAATATAACACTTAGGAGGAACATTATATGGCAAGGAAAAAAATTACCCCTGAAGAAGAGATCGTAAATACTGCCGTTGAAGGAACCGCTCTGGGGAGTGTCCCTGCGGGTAGCGTGCTGCATGACGAGGCAGGCACAGATACCGGCGACGTTCCCGCAGAGTTGCCGGAGGGGGATCTTTCTGCGTAGGAAACGGCAGAGCAGTCGGAGACGCTTCCTGCAATGGAGGCAGCCGAGGCGAAGCCGTTTGGACTATCTGCAGCAGAAAAAACTGCATCCCAAGAAGAAAATGATACTGTTGAGAAGAGAGCGGAAGAAGCGGAACTGCACGAAGAGACGTCGGAATTTCTTGAGGCAGCAGAGGATTTGCATTCAAATCTGCCCGCATCTGCGCCGCATGGTTCTGAGGCCGATGGAGCGGATTGTGGCTTTGAAGAGCCGGTCACGGAAGAAGCCGCTGCAGAACCTGCGGAGGATGAATACCTGGCAGCAGATAACGCCGAAACGCTTGATGCGTCGGATGAAAAGAGCGAGCGCACGCTCTTCTACGAGCTGGACTTCAATGAACTGGATCGGGGTCTGAGCGAAGAGGAACGGAAAGAATGGAACTCCATCTATGCCTCTTTCCGCGGCCGCAGCGCCATTACCGGAACGATCATCGGTGTGGATCTCTACGCAAGATACCTTCCGCGCAGCGAGGCAAGAATGCTTGAAAATAAGCGGGAACTCTGTGCCGTTGTGGTGCCGTATCGCATCCCCATTCTGATCCGCGAGTCCGAAATGTGGGAACTGGGAGAGGAGCGACCCGACTTCGTGCTTCGAAATATGGTGGGGGCCAGCATCGATGTAATCGTCACCAAGGTGGAGCGTACCGCTAACCGTGCACAGGCGTCCCGCCGTCAGGCCTGTCGCAGCCAGCGCCGCTTTTTTGCTGCCCGTGAGAATCTTCATGCTGGCGGTTCCCGCATTACCTGCAGGATGCTGGCGGTCGGCCCCCGCCGTTGCCTTGTGGACTGCTATGGTTACGACCTTGATATGACGCAGAAAGAGATCCGCTACGCGGCCATCCCGGATCTTCGCACGAAGTTCCACCCGGGTTCGGAGATCGACTGCATTGTAAAGGAGTATCACCCCGTACTGGTGAACTGATTGTTTCCGCGAAAGAAACGGAAGTCAACCCCTTCTTTGGTGCGGAGGAGCGTCACCCTGTAGGCTCCCGCCGCTTTGCGATGATCTCCGGAAAATATGGCGGCGGCGTGTTCTGCAACCTCCCTGATGGCGTTACCTGTATGTGTAACTACTCCTATCAGCACGAGGATGCGGACTTCATGGTGGGCGAGCACGTCATGCTGATGGTGCAGCGCTACGATCAGGAAAAGCTCCAGATGTACGGCAAGATTATGAGCAAGTGGTGATCTTTCGTAAACGTTTTGGATCTTGAAAGCGACCTAAATTTCCTTACAGTTTGCCCCCCGCAAAGAAGCCATTTATTTATCCGATAGCCGGTGCAGCAGCACCGGCTATCACTTTGAAGGGAGAACTTTATGCGGAAAAAACTATCTGTACTTTGCACGACATTCCTACTGCCCCTGCTGATGACCGTTCTAGCGTTTGCGGCGGACAGCCCCTTTTCCGATGTTGCCCCGGACGCACCCTATGCTGAGAGCATCGCCTATCTGGTAGAGCATGGCATTACCAACGGCACCGGCGCGGACACCTTCTCTCCGGACGCACCCGTGACCGTCCGCCAATGGTCGGTCATGCTATGCCGCGCCTATGGATTGCCCATTGAGGGCGACACATGGGAAGAAATGAGCTACGTCGCCATGGTTGAGGCGTACAGCCACGGCTGGATGTATTCGTCCATCTTCTCTGCGCCGGAGACACAGATGTGCCGGGGCGCACTCTATGACAGTGCCTCTGCCGCCGCAGGTATCCCCATTTACGACAACACCCTCTACGATAACCACAAAAGAACTCATTGTCGGCGCAAGTGGAATTGAAGTTGGTGAAAACTGTGCGGAACACTTCGGGCGGGATTTGAGCGCGGCGCTGACTGAGCGCCGACGCGGTAGCTTGAATGCCCGCATCGTGCAAAATCTTAGCTAAACTACCGCCCTCCGCGCTAATCAAAAGGCGTATGACCGTTTCGCGTGTAAGGGTGCGCTTCCGTGAAAATTCCCTGCCACGGTTGTAGTGCGCCGTGGCGTTTCTGATAGCGGCGTTCAATGCCGTCCTAATACGAGATACCATGAGAGTTAGCCTCCGAACGAAAATTCGCCGGATGAAAGAAGAAAACACCAAACGCACGCCTTTCGGGGGCGTGTACGCTTGATGTTCAAAATGCTCGCTACTTTTCCTTTGGCTGTGTGTTTATTCTCTCAAATTCAGGCTAACTCTCAAATAAAAGCAATCAAAAACTTCTAAAATTCAATCAATTTTGGCTAAACTCTCACATTTTGGCTGTCTCAAATTCTGCTTGCGAACACCGTTTGATGTTGTCAAGATTGGTTGACACATTTTTCTCAAGGACATCATGGACTATGCTGCTATACGCAGAGAATCATAGTATCTCTGTCGCTTGAGCATGGGAGGAAGACCACCATTGGTGGTGCAAATCCT includes these proteins:
- a CDS encoding S-layer homology domain-containing protein, whose amino-acid sequence is MRKKLSVLCTTFLLPLLMTVLAFAADSPFSDVAPDAPYAESIAYLVEHGITNGTGADTFSPDAPVTVRQWSVMLCRAYGLPIEGDTWEEMSYVAMVEAYSHGWMYSSIFSAPETQMCRGALYDSASAAAGIPIYDNTLYDNHKRTHCRRKWN